Part of the Benincasa hispida cultivar B227 chromosome 12, ASM972705v1, whole genome shotgun sequence genome is shown below.
TACAATATTCGTGAATGTTTGAGTCAGCTTTGGTTTTGATATTGGGTTTTCATTTTCATGAATGCCTATAAGGTTTATGACAAAATTCCTAGCTGCCCATTTTGAGTTCTTTGTGCTTGAGAAATGGGTTTGATTGTTGTGGAAACATGTGGCTTGTAAGTCTTCTTGTTACAACATTTCTGGGTTGGATTCTTATTCAAAATATCTAAGATAAATGAGAGAGAATCCATGCTTGACAAGCATCTCACATGGATGtgttgttggagttgatttttaaattctatttgTTTGTCCAGACTGGGAAATTTTTACCACTAGTCCAGCCAAATTTAGTATTCCATTAGCTTGaagcttttttttctcttttgcactCCCACATATCACATGAGCATAAATGCACATCCTTTTCAACTTTGCACAACAAACATGCAGCATTAGAGACCATTCCCTTCCTTTTTGAAAAAGTTTGGTGCATTACATATTGTTTTACCCAAATCCTATGAAAATTCTGGTtggtttacattttttttaacattgttATGCTAAATACCTTATCTTCATCTTctagtatatatattttatccTGTTTCTTTTACTAAGTTGCATATTTGAGAAGAGAGACTTTATGTGTTTGCgtgtttttatttataattctcCTCGGTTCGGTTGTGAATATGAAGAATGGTGCTTCTTGCTTGTTTGAAACAAAGGTCGATTTCTCTGAAGCCGTGCCTAAAGGCATATTGGTAGAATTAGATTTcttcttgttgatctatcaaaATATACCGTCTCTTGTTCTTGTTTAGTCCccttttgtttttggtttttgtatgCATTGGTGTAGAAGTTGATGTTGGCTTTTGATATTGTCTTTTCAGGATGAAATCTCGAGTCCGATCAATGCGCAAATATTTGATTTCTGTGATCCCGAGCTGTTCGCAGAGACACTTCAGAGCTCCGAGTTCAATTCTTGCTCGAATTGTTGTTACGACAAGAATTCACCATATActacaaatctatctaattcccCGGATCAAACAGATAACAACGGCAATGACAATGGCAATACTGTTGCCGCTGCTGCATCGTTTGTACCTGCTAATGACGCATCGGCTGCAACTAACATAACAACCAACAGTACTAGTAATCTGACTGCTATCTTTGATTCCCAAGAAGAACTTGACAATGATATCTCTGCTTCCATAGACTTCTCTCCATCGGCTTCGTTTTCGATCCCTCAATATCTCACCATCCAGTCGGGGCAGTTCGACGTTTCTCAAGTGCAGTCTCAAATGCCATTAATAGATCCCATGATTGAGGGGCTTGTGCAGTGTCCTATGGCTCCAGTTGGAACTCTCATCGACGAAGATCTACCGTCAATTTATGTCGATGATTGCCTGTCTTCCTTGACTTCCTACATGCCACTGAATCCTTCTTCCCCTTCATGCTCGTTTGTCGGAGCAACCATGGCAACTTACCTCCCCACTACATCAATGACTCCTGCTACATCGACTGTCGAAAGTTGTGGAATGTTCTCTCTCCTTGGCGCAGAATTGCAACCACAAGACCTCGACTATCAAGGAGACAACTGTGGACTCTACAACCAAGACTGTATGCAGGGGACTTTCAATCCAGCAGACCTTCAGGTACTTAACTAAATGCTATTAGACTATACTCCGTCTTCAACAACGACAAAATAAACAGACCGAAATGATTGTCACTCAACATTTTTGTTCTATATAAAAGGTGCTTAACAATGAGAATCTACAACTGCCTGCTGGGGCAATGAACTGCACTTCTTTAGCATCAGATCTCTCAAGCTTAAAGGACAGTACTTTCAAAGTAGGAAAACTCTCCATGGAAGAGAGAAAGGAGAAGATTCATCGGTAtatgaagaaaagaaatgaaaggaaCTTCAGCAAGAAAATCAAGGTCCTCACTCATTGTTTCTTTTTCACCCCTCCCCTCTTtataatcaaacttgaaatcTTTCTAATGGCGGAAGCAAATCAACAGTATGCCTGCAGAAAAACGCTGGCAGATAGCCGGCCAAGGGTTCGGGGACGGTTCGCAAAGAACGACGAATTGGCAGAGAATCACAGGGCTGCTTGTAGCAAccatgaaggagaagaagaagaagaagtaaagCTCCTCTTTGAGCCAACTTTTGAAAGCTTCTCCACTTGGGAGAACAGagttttttagagagaaaaaaaaagaactatatgtatatatatgtgtatatatatatatatatcaatggtttttgttttgcaggtagTTGTGAAGGAAGAAGATAGCATGGTTGATTCCTCAGATATCTTTGCTCATATCAGTGGAGTGAACTCCTTCAAGTGCAACTATCCAATCCAGTCTtggatttgaatttttttatgttgtttattaaaaataaatcatcaaaaagaaaaaaaatgagaaaaagaaaaaaaaaaaaggagaagagaGGAAGAAACTACAATTTTGCAGGACCCAAATACAGATATGAACACAAGAATAATAATTATGATATGTAGTAGAAAGAGATAGTGAAGAAGggtcataaaatagaaataagTTTGAGTCAGGCCACCTAGCAATCAGACTTTAGAAGTTTTCAATTTGTAGATATCTCATCAACAAATTCAAAATCcttaatttgtacatgttaggGGTTTATGCCCTCAAAGTtgcaataattaatatatatgttcaaatttaattataaggTTTGTTACCATACAACAACTCTCTCATgttcattttatttgttttaaggTTTTCACTTCATATTTATGTTTCACGGTCATATTCAATCTcaaattattttgattaaattactaATTTGGCTTCTATCGTTCGAAGAAACTTAGAATTTAGTTCCTAgtgtttaaaaattataattaattctcgagagtgatatcaaactataagaacTAATTATGAATTTTTACTTTTGAAGTTATAGGGACACAAAAAAATATAACTTGAAAGTTTTTGAGatattataagaaattgaaaaaaaaaaaaaaaacatgttttgaAAATAGCATCTAAAACATATGGATAAAATGTTTAGAACTTAACTTCCACCAATTTTGAGTAGAGTAGACACAAAGCTACGTCGAATAACAATCCAATAACCTCTCTCTTTTTGTTAGTTACCATCTCATCTTGGTTACAACATATACTTTTATTAGTTAGTTGCATGGGGAGGTTTCATATTACTTTATTTACTCTCTGAGAAATGTATGTATGTATTCTTgggattattttattaatgagtTGAGAAATACATTGTCCCGTCGTGATATGATATTAGAGCATATTTTGCTTCGGATTCTCTTTCATGCACTCtaatttccattttcttctttttgcgtgtttttcttcttcttcttcttcatctttcaTCCCAGTTCCAGTGgctgaaaagaagattgaagttactggatctaaaattattttaattcaacCAATACCATTACTTTTCAAATTCATACACAATTAAATCATTATTTCATTCATAATTCTCTTGGACCGACCGTTACCCGATGCTGTTATCTACTTCATGGAGTCATGGGCCATTGCTGGTAGGAATAAGGCTGGTTCTCTCACAGGAAAACTCAAGAAACCATTTGATGGAGTTTTGTCTCCGAAGAAATTGCTATTAGTATTGTTTACACTGGTTCTGTCAAGGAGGTTTGGGATGAATTTCATGAACGATTCAAGCAATCCAATGGCACAAGCATGTATCAACTACATAAAGAGCTTGTTACTCTTTGCCAAGGTGCTTTACTAACTGTTATACAAAACTTAAAACAATTTGGTAGGATCTTCATGATCTTTGGCTAGTCAATGAATGCACCTGTGGATGTCTGAAGCCTTTTCTCACTCATCTTGATTCCGAATACTCAATGACCTTCTTGATAGGATTGAACGATTCTTATGCGATAGTTAAAGCTCAGATTCTTCTTATGTAGGCTTTGCCATCTATCACAactgtttttatcttcttattcAAGAGGAGCATCATCGTCCTACTGATATTTTACATTCTCCTGCTGATCTTGTGGCTTGGCTCACCATTGCAAATATCAACACTTCTTTTAATCATCGTTATTGCAAGAAGGATAGTCAACTTCctatttgtttcttttatgGAATAAAAATATACGTGGTTGATCATCtatattatacataaaacgCACAATAGAAAGAAAGTTTTGTGCCAATTATGCCCTTATAATCATTTTCATTATTACTTTGGTGGTACTTTTGTTATTTCAATTCAAATGTTCACATTAAttatttcctaattttaaatACCGCCACCCACGTTGGTTGCGTCATTTGTGTttaggttttttcttcttcttttctttcttcattccattcccttttttgttttttgttttttttttatttgagttgTCTTATTAATAAAATGgtttctaattattaattattataattacatGTAACCAAATGCAAAGAAGGCAAAATATGAAAAGTCTTTGTTCATTTATTTCTAAAAGAAACCACTCTAGAATTTATGCATTTACATTTAATTAGAGTTACTTTTGGAGTTTCCaaagtttttggattttaatAGTTTTACAACATTACCAACTCTTGCAATTATATAAGTAGCATCTcctctttgaaaaaaaaaaaaaaaaaaaaaaaaaaaacttctctcgatttgttttctttctcaCTCAACTCAATTCCTCTTGAAGTTCATTTTTTTGATTTGGTGTGCTAGAGAATAATAGATAAGCACcgttttctctctaaaaaaagtCGTAGTTTATTTTAAGGGTGTACATAGTCCAGGTTGGAAAAATTTTGTTCGAGTTGGTTAAAAATAACCCTACTAGtagtcaacccaacccaacctaacccaaaatTTCTGGATTAGGCCGGGTTGGGTCACTGGTTCTGTTACAGGATCACTTACCAATTGGCAAATACTATACGTTCGCCtaccaatgctatacgatcgtctactaaatgctatacgatcacttaccaaatgctacacgatcgctgagctcggctacacgatcgcttagctctgctacatgatcgctgagtAATAAAATGCTATAtaatcgcctacccaatgctatacgatcgttcacCAAATGCTACACTATTGCTTAccaaatgttacacgatcgctgactaacaaaatgttatacgatcgcctaccaaatgctatacgatcgcttatcaaatgctacacgatcgctgagctctgctaggcgatcgttgagtaacaaaatgctatacgatcgtcaatccaatgctatacgatcgcctacccaatactatacgatcgcttaccaacacgattgctgagtaacaaaatattatacaatcgcctaccaaatgttatacgatcattTACCAAAGGCGGTTTGCCGGTCTCGTGTCTCGGTCTGCCGGTGTtatgttttatttcattatatatatatacaggtCGGGTCGGGTCGACCCGACCTTGAAATGGGGTAACTCGAGACCCAAtccgaatttaatatttttaaaaatttctaacctaacccaacccaacccaactcttgcagtttgggttgggtagtccgaaTTAGTTGGATTaccggattttttgaacacccctaatttatttctcttcctctctcaatTCCTTTCTCTAACAACT
Proteins encoded:
- the LOC120067896 gene encoding uncharacterized protein LOC120067896 isoform X1, producing MKNGASCLFETKVDFSEAVPKGILDEISSPINAQIFDFCDPELFAETLQSSEFNSCSNCCYDKNSPYTTNLSNSPDQTDNNGNDNGNTVAAAASFVPANDASAATNITTNSTSNLTAIFDSQEELDNDISASIDFSPSASFSIPQYLTIQSGQFDVSQVQSQMPLIDPMIEGLVQCPMAPVGTLIDEDLPSIYVDDCLSSLTSYMPLNPSSPSCSFVGATMATYLPTTSMTPATSTVESCGMFSLLGAELQPQDLDYQGDNCGLYNQDCMQGTFNPADLQVLNNENLQLPAGAMNCTSLASDLSSLKDSTFKVGKLSMEERKEKIHRYMKKRNERNFSKKIKYACRKTLADSRPRVRGRFAKNDELAENHRAACSNHEGEEEEEVVVKEEDSMVDSSDIFAHISGVNSFKCNYPIQSWI
- the LOC120067896 gene encoding uncharacterized protein LOC120067896 isoform X4 — translated: MKNGASCLFETKDEISSPINAQIFDFCDPELFAETLQSSEFNSCSNCCYDKNSPYTTNLSNSPDQTDNNGNDNGNTVAAAASFVPANDASAATNITTNSTSNLTAIFDSQEELDNDISASIDFSPSASFSIPQYLTIQSGQFDVSQVQSQMPLIDPMIEGLVQCPMAPVGTLIDEDLPSIYVDDCLSSLTSYMPLNPSSPSCSFVGATMATYLPTTSMTPATSTVESCGMFSLLGAELQPQDLDYQGDNCGLYNQDCMQGTFNPADLQVLNNENLQLPAGAMNCTSLASDLSSLKDSTFKVGKLSMEERKEKIHRYMKKRNERNFSKKIKYACRKTLADSRPRVRGRFAKNDELAENHRAACSNHEGEEEEEVVVKEEDSMVDSSDIFAHISGVNSFKCNYPIQSWI
- the LOC120067896 gene encoding uncharacterized protein LOC120067896 isoform X2, whose amino-acid sequence is MVLLACLKQRSISLKPCLKDEISSPINAQIFDFCDPELFAETLQSSEFNSCSNCCYDKNSPYTTNLSNSPDQTDNNGNDNGNTVAAAASFVPANDASAATNITTNSTSNLTAIFDSQEELDNDISASIDFSPSASFSIPQYLTIQSGQFDVSQVQSQMPLIDPMIEGLVQCPMAPVGTLIDEDLPSIYVDDCLSSLTSYMPLNPSSPSCSFVGATMATYLPTTSMTPATSTVESCGMFSLLGAELQPQDLDYQGDNCGLYNQDCMQGTFNPADLQVLNNENLQLPAGAMNCTSLASDLSSLKDSTFKVGKLSMEERKEKIHRYMKKRNERNFSKKIKYACRKTLADSRPRVRGRFAKNDELAENHRAACSNHEGEEEEEVVVKEEDSMVDSSDIFAHISGVNSFKCNYPIQSWI
- the LOC120067896 gene encoding uncharacterized protein LOC120067896 isoform X3; translation: MLQDVVRSAPEQMLPIDEISSPINAQIFDFCDPELFAETLQSSEFNSCSNCCYDKNSPYTTNLSNSPDQTDNNGNDNGNTVAAAASFVPANDASAATNITTNSTSNLTAIFDSQEELDNDISASIDFSPSASFSIPQYLTIQSGQFDVSQVQSQMPLIDPMIEGLVQCPMAPVGTLIDEDLPSIYVDDCLSSLTSYMPLNPSSPSCSFVGATMATYLPTTSMTPATSTVESCGMFSLLGAELQPQDLDYQGDNCGLYNQDCMQGTFNPADLQVLNNENLQLPAGAMNCTSLASDLSSLKDSTFKVGKLSMEERKEKIHRYMKKRNERNFSKKIKYACRKTLADSRPRVRGRFAKNDELAENHRAACSNHEGEEEEEVVVKEEDSMVDSSDIFAHISGVNSFKCNYPIQSWI